A genomic window from Ruminiclostridium cellulolyticum H10 includes:
- a CDS encoding patatin-like phospholipase family protein: MNKKSRTVNIVLSGGGIKGIAFAGAYEEIEKKYKRIGNVAGVSAGALVGVLIGAGYTSRELGRIIKEFNYSSLSDMGEIPMDISIANSMRTIEKEKKVLNDSDLETLLHRQDYAELHLVRKPKDDFVGSRGNFLINLIAFSKKNAFLNGELLENWVAQLLANKGVHTFSDFRGGIADKVNPRGYKVRMTAVDANTGKVIVLPDDMALYNIDPDKLEVAKAVRMSTCVPFVFDPVTIDYKDAGNKPKTHYIIDGGVLDNFPVWLIDSTESNIIIGLKLEGKEPKGLSSAEHILKKLLHSSHDTGVPKNSYNIDNIAHINTGEISFLDFDITAEESMYLYNQGKLAVQKLFINMQKKTRGWRI; this comes from the coding sequence ATGAATAAAAAAAGCCGAACAGTCAATATTGTGCTTAGCGGAGGTGGAATAAAAGGTATAGCCTTTGCCGGAGCATATGAGGAAATTGAAAAGAAATATAAGAGAATAGGCAATGTTGCGGGTGTTTCTGCAGGTGCACTGGTAGGGGTACTTATTGGGGCGGGTTACACGTCCAGAGAGTTGGGCCGGATTATAAAGGAATTTAATTATAGTTCCTTGTCGGACATGGGAGAAATACCAATGGATATCTCCATTGCTAACAGCATGAGAACTATAGAGAAGGAGAAAAAGGTTCTGAATGACAGTGATCTGGAAACGCTGCTTCACCGTCAGGATTACGCAGAATTACATCTTGTCAGGAAACCCAAGGATGATTTTGTTGGTTCAAGAGGCAACTTTCTGATAAATCTGATTGCTTTTAGTAAAAAGAATGCATTTTTAAATGGTGAGCTATTAGAAAATTGGGTTGCTCAGCTTCTTGCCAATAAGGGAGTACATACTTTTAGTGATTTCAGAGGCGGAATAGCAGACAAGGTTAATCCCAGAGGATATAAGGTAAGGATGACTGCCGTTGATGCCAATACGGGCAAAGTCATTGTCCTTCCCGATGATATGGCATTATATAACATTGACCCAGATAAATTGGAGGTTGCAAAGGCAGTAAGAATGAGTACCTGTGTGCCTTTTGTATTTGACCCGGTTACAATTGACTACAAAGACGCCGGAAACAAACCTAAAACCCATTACATCATAGACGGAGGAGTTCTGGATAATTTTCCGGTTTGGCTTATTGATAGCACAGAAAGCAATATAATTATTGGACTTAAACTGGAGGGCAAGGAACCAAAAGGCCTCAGTTCCGCAGAACATATTTTAAAAAAATTACTGCATTCTTCTCATGATACAGGGGTTCCAAAAAACTCTTATAACATTGATAATATAGCTCATATAAACACCGGCGAGATCTCATTCTTAGATTTTGACATAACAGCTGAAGAATCAATGTACCTCTATAATCAAGGGAAACTAGCCGTCCAGAAGCTTTTTATCAATATGCAGAAGAAAACCAGAGGATGGAGAATATAA